The Diadema setosum chromosome 12, eeDiaSeto1, whole genome shotgun sequence genome has a segment encoding these proteins:
- the LOC140236214 gene encoding uncharacterized protein, with protein MTSRKRILDQGVVTISHYFKEKEDSDSKMDFSDATTEKATQEHSDSDNAHGLTDSAVHTVVNPLHRDLEGTSPGASAESPPRSSLEKKRRVDGEKSTTDELLATLIHKIDEMNSNLTSRLDTALGKIETNEKEISNLKEEQESCRFDIRQLQDQVNRQEKENMKLRERLVDLTAREMRNTAVFYGFPEGAENAGKCEQLIKEFAKSNMQMEGEVSIERAHRTGRIRPKPGPPRPVVVAFSRYTTRQTVISSARRYLKERPFQHNGKDHQIFVDEMLPVEVRESRRKLLPLKRKLKEEDPKRKVYFKYPARLFYRETESGKEVEYKQHTTR; from the coding sequence ATGACATCGAGAAAAAGGATCTTAGACCAAGGAGTCGTTACAATCTCCCATTATTTCAAGGAAAAGGAGGACTCTGACTCTAAGATGGATTTTAGCGACGCTACTACGGAGAAGGCTACGCAAGAGCACAGTGACAGTGATAATGCACACGGCTTAACTGACTCTGCAGTGCACACGGTAGTGAATCCACTTCACCGAGATCTGGAGGGAACCAGCCCGGGCGCGTCGGCGGAATCACCTCCACGCTCCTCGCTTGAGAAAAAACGACGAGTAGACGGGGAGAAGTCAACCACAGATGAACTACTCGCGACCCTTATCCACAAGATAGACGAAATGAACTCCAATCTCACATCCAGGTTGGACACAGCTCTTGGTAAGATTGaaacaaatgagaaagaaatcaGTAACTTGAAAGAGGAGCAAGAGTCGTGCCGTTTTGATATCAGACAGTTACAGGACCAAGTAAACAGGCAAGAAAAGGAGAATATGAAATTGAGAGAGCGTCTTGTTGACCTCACTGCGAGAGAGATGAGGAATACGGCTGTGTTTTACGGATTTCCCGAAGGTGCTGAAAACGCTGGGAAGTGTGAGCAATTGATCAAAGAATTTGCCAAgtcaaatatgcaaatggaagGTGAAGTGAGCATTGAAAGAGCTCATCGCACAGGCCGCATCAGGCCAAAACCCGGTCCTCCTCGCCCAGTTGTGGTAGCTTTCAGTAGATACACAACCAGACAAACAGTGATCAGCAGTGCCCGCAGATATTTGAAGGAGAGGCCTTTTCAGCACAACGGAAAGGATCACCAGATATTTGTCGATGAGATGCTGCCGGTGGAAGTGCGAGAAAGCAGGAGGAAATTGCTGCCACTGAAACGAAAGCTGAAAGAGGAGGACCCAAAGCGAAAGGTGTACTTCAAATATCCGGCGCGATTGTTTTACAGGGAGACTGAGAGCGGAAAAGAAGTGGAGTACAAGCAGCACACCACAAGATAG